The Salvia miltiorrhiza cultivar Shanhuang (shh) chromosome 1, IMPLAD_Smil_shh, whole genome shotgun sequence genome has a window encoding:
- the LOC131023996 gene encoding two-component response regulator ARR17-like, with protein MEEKHLFHVLAVDDNHIDRKLLERLLNLSSYQVTCVDSGDKALEYLGLVDIHEENEYDTSSPLSSPSSTTISCESLSSKSEVSKVNLIMTDYSMPGISGYDLLKRIKGSSWKDVPVVVMSSENVPSRINMCLEGGAEEFLLKPVKLSDVRKIHSHLINSTNNPCDDESGISEIESAKREDSEIDKNCSNANKRKATLATSPDLSERRPRVQELPVA; from the exons ATGGAAGAAAAACACCTCTTCCATGTATTGGCTGTGGATGATAACCATATTGATAGAAAGCTCTTGGAGAGGCTCCTCAACCTTTCTTCTTACCAAg TTACTTGCGTGGACTCGGGAGATAAGGCACTGGAATATCTGGGGTTGGTAGATATTCATGAAGAAAATGAATATGATACGTCATCGCCATTGTCGTCTCCCTCGTCCACGACAATTTCTTGTGAATCTTTATCGTCCAAATCAGag GTATCAAAAGTTAACCTGATCATGACAGATTACAGCATGCCTGGTATCAGTGGCTATGATTTGCTCAAACGAATTAAG GGCTCTTCTTGGAAAGATGTTCCAGTTGTGGTCATGTCATCTGAGAATGTACCTTCAAGGATCAATAT GTGTTTAGAAGGAGGAGCAGAAGAGTTCTTATTGAAACCTGTGAAATTATCAGATGTGAGAAAAATCCATTCCCATCTTATTAATTCAACCAATAATCCCTGCGACGACGAAAGCGGTATTTCCGAAATTGAAAGCGCTAAGAGAGAAGACAGTGAAATTGACAAGAACTGCAGCAATGCTAACAAGAGGAAAGCAACCTTGGCAACATCGCCGGATCTCTCCGAGAGAAGGCCACGTGTCCAAGAACTGCCCGTTGCGTAG